The Neoarius graeffei isolate fNeoGra1 chromosome 10, fNeoGra1.pri, whole genome shotgun sequence genome has a segment encoding these proteins:
- the lhfpl5b gene encoding LHFPL tetraspan subfamily member 5b: MEKMLPATEAVKIYQTNYVRNARAIGVLWAIFTICFAIITVVVFIQPYWIGDSINTPQSGYFGLFYYCIGNPITQELVCKGSVLDFSSIPSGAFKTAMFFVGTSMLLNVATMVSFSLFFFCGAASVYKICAWIQTSSAVLLVMGCMIYPDGWDSPEVKRMCGEKTSKYTLGNCTVRWAYILAIICILDALMLALVAFTLGNRQDNLLPDEFEVETGEGKA; encoded by the exons ATGGAGAAAATGCTTCCTGCTACAGAGGCAGTCAAAATCTACCAGACAAACTACGTGAGAAATGCCAGAGCTATTGGTGTGTTGTGGGCAATTTTCACCATCTGCTTTGCCATCATCACAGTGGTGGTGTTCATTCAGCCCTACTGGATCGGCGACAGTATCAACACACCACAGTCTGGCTACTTTGGGCTCTTCTACTACTGCATAGGCAACCCCATCACTCAAGAGCTTGTCTGCAAGGGCAGTGTGCTTGATTTTAGCTCCATTCCATCTGGGGCATTTAAGACTGCCATGTTCTTCGTGGGAACCTCAATGCTGCTTAATGTGGCCACCATGGTCTCCTTCAGTCTCTTCTTTTTCTGCGGCGCAGCCAGCGTGTACAAGATATGTGCATGGATACAGACGTCATCCG CTGTGCTGTTGGTGATGGGTTGTATGATTTACCCTGATGGATGGGACTCTCCTGAGGTAAAGCGGATGTGTGGCGAGAAGACGAGCAAGTACACATTGGGGAACTGCACAGTGCGTTGGGCCTACATTTTGGCCATCATCTGCATTCTGGATGCCCTCATGCTCGCACTTGTGGCCTTCACATTGGGAAACCGACAGGACAACCTGCTTCCTGATGAATTTGAAGTGGAGACAGGGGAAG GAAAAGCCTGA
- the LOC132892547 gene encoding LOW QUALITY PROTEIN: colipase-like (The sequence of the model RefSeq protein was modified relative to this genomic sequence to represent the inferred CDS: deleted 1 base in 1 codon) → MGGLIYRGGKKSRTCERNCGSRHNGMKAVLVIAMCLMALALATTHETSDERGIIINLNNGELCFISAQCKSSCCHRHSATSLARCAPRSAENEVCSKKSLYGTYYYCTCEDGLKCEGDWSVGGSIVNTNFGTCKDPHQVSNTSN, encoded by the exons ATGGGCGGTCTGATAtataggggggggaaaaaaagcagaACCTGT GAAAGGAATTGTGGATCTAGACACAACGGGATGAAGGCTGTGTTAGTGATTGCAATGTGCCTGATGGCTCTGGCCCTGGCCACTACTCATGAAACCTCTGATGAAAGGGGCATTATCATCAACCTG AATAATGGGGAGCTGTGCTTCATCAGTGCACAGTGCAAGAGCTCCTGCTGCCATCGTCATTCTGCTACTAGCCTGGCTCGCTGCGCCCCACGCTCTGCAGAGAATGAAGTATGCTCTAAAAAG AGCCTGTATGGAACATATTACTACTGCACTTGTGAGGACGGACTTAAATGTGAAGGTGACTGGTCCGTTGGAGGATCCATCGTCAACACCAACTTTGGAACTTGCAAAGACCCCCATCAGGTTTCGAATACCAGCAACTAA